A portion of the Malania oleifera isolate guangnan ecotype guangnan chromosome 3, ASM2987363v1, whole genome shotgun sequence genome contains these proteins:
- the LOC131150264 gene encoding uncharacterized protein LOC131150264, producing the protein MAEEVQYASSTDTTTATNKRKYEDQATPPPPPSSGPRRPTGFSAPITSASPESGQTPLTYNSVPPPMDEIQLAKQRAQEIAARLFNNADPKRPRVENGASFDSNDQKPLFSNTQLGSTPAAIPVSYGFQGTSKKIDIPNGRVGVIIGKGGETIKYLQLQSGAKIQVTRDMDADPNSPTRLVELMGTPDQISKAEQLINDVLAEAEAGGSGIVSRRLTGQAGSDQFVMKVPNNKVGLIIGKGGETIKNMQARSGARIQVIPLHLPPGDTSAERTLQIDGTSDQIESAKQLVDEVISENRVRNPAMAGGYTPQGYQARPPTSWGPPAPAPMQQPGYGYMQPGAYPGQAPQYNMSQPPYAGYPQPASGGYSSSWDQTTVPPSQQTTAGSGYDYYSQQPSSQQQQGQGGQAPSDNSGYNYSQTPASGYPQGQGYPQDGYGGGYQAPAQPGYGQPNPVPGYDQQQQGYNSTTAYGMTNPSQEAQNAAYGAQGENAQAPPPTQPPALGQQGYNATQPSPNPATYPSQGATPQQGYGMPPTSQAGYGSQPMAQSAYGPGYGLPQAQKPPTTQPVYGQAQQSPSAQGGGYVQPAPAQPGYPHSQPPPTQPGYSQPDSSAQRAPPSNFGTAATQPGYGPPPYGAPPASQPPYGQQLPYNSSYGGGGAGYTQPPGYSGDGNAGPASQAAQQSGVAKASPQS; encoded by the exons ATGGCTGAAGAGGTTCAGTACGCGTCAAGCACAGACACCACCACCGCAACCAACAAGCGCAAGTATGAGGACCAAGCGACGCCGCCTCCGCCGCCCTCATCCGGTCCGCGCAGGCCCACTGGCTTCTCTGCTCCGATCACGTCGGCGTCGCCGGAATCCGGCCAGACTCCGCTGACCTACAACAGCGTGCCGCCGCCGATGGACGAGATCCAGCTCGCCAAGCAGCGGGCACAGGAAATTGCCGCTCGCCTCTTCAACAACGCCGATCCGAAGCGTCCTCGCGTTGAGAATGGTGCTTCTTTTGATTCGAACG ATCAGAAGCCTCTGTTTTCTAATACCCAACTTGGCTCAACACCTGCAGCCATACCAGTTTCTTATGGTTTCCAGGGTACAAGCAAAAAAATTGATATTCCAAATGGGAGGGTTGGTGTTATAATTGGTAAAGGTGGAGAGACTATCAAATATCTCCAGCTGCAATCTGGAGCGAAGATTCAGGTCACTAGGGATATGGATGCGGACCCAAATTCCCCAACCAGGTTGGTGGAGCTGATGGGTACTCCAGATCAAATTTCTAAGGCAGAACAGCTAATAAATGATGTTCTTGCTGAG GCTGAAGCTGGAGGTTCTGGCATTGTGTCTAGAAGGTTGACGGGACAAGCTGGTTCTGATCAGTTTGTGATGAAAGTCCCTAACAACAAG GTTGGTCTGATAATTGGTAAAGGAGGTGAAACGATAAAAAATATGCAAGCTAGGTCTGGAGCTCGAATTCAG GTGATACCATTGCACTTGCCTCCTGGTGATACGTCGGCAGAAAGAACATTACAGATAGATGGCACCAGTGATCAAATTGAGTCTGCAAAACAGTTGGTTGATGAAGTCATCAGTGAG AATCGAGTTAGGAATCCAGCAATGGCTGGAGGATATACTCCACAAGGTTACCAAGCGCGACCTCCAACAAGCTGGGGCCCACCTGCTCCTGCTCCAATGCAGCAACCTGGTTATGGCTATATGCAACCAGGAGCATATCCTGGTCAGGCACCTCAGTATAACATGTCTCAGCCACCTTATGCTGGCTATCCTCAACCTGCATCTGGTGGATACTCCTCAAGTTGGGACCAGACAACTGTCCCACCAAGTCAGCAAACTACTGCAGGAAGTGGTTATGATTATTACAGCCAACAGCCTTCCTCACAGCAACAGCAAGGCCAGGGTGGCCAGGCTCCGTCAGATAACTCCGGCTACAATTACAGCCAGACGCCAGCTTCTGGTTACCCACAAGGGCAAGGTTATCCACAAGATGGCTATGGTGGTGGGTATCAAGCACCTGCTCAGCCTGGTTATGGTCAGCCAAATCCTGTTCCAGGATATGATCAGCAGCAGCAAGGTTATAATTCTACCACTGCTTATGGTATGACCAACCCAAGTCAGGAGGCGCAGAACGCCGCCTATGGAGCTCAAGGTGAGAATGCTCAAGCACCTCCACCTACTCAGCCTCCTGCGTTGGGCCAGCAAGGATACAATGCCACTCAGCCTAGTCCAAATCCTGCGACGTATCCCTCTCAGGGAGCTACTCCTCAACAAGGATATGGGATGCCTCCTACTTCTCAAGCAGGTTATGGAAGCCAGCCTATGGCACAGTCTGCTTATGGACCTGGCTATGGTCTACCCCAGGCTCAGAAGCCTCCAACAACTCAGCCAGTCTATGGTCAAGCCCAACAGTCGCCTAGCGCGCAAGGAGGTGGATATGTCCAGCCGGCCCCTGCACAACCTGGGTATCCTCATTCACAGCCGCCACCTACCCAGCCTGGCTATTCTCAGCCAGATTCTTCTGCCCAGCGGGCTCCACCATCCAACTTTGGTACTGCAGCAACTCAGCCTGGGTACGGTCCGCCACCTTATGGGGCACCACCAGCATCTCAGCCGCCTTATGGTCAGCAGCTTCCATACAACAGTTCTTATGGTGGGGGTGGGGCTGGTTATACACAGCCTCCTGGGTATTCTGGTGATGGCAATGCAGGCCCTGCTTCTCAGGCTGCTCAACAGAGTGGAGTTGCAAAAGCCTCACCCCAGAGTTGA